One Choristoneura fumiferana chromosome 25, NRCan_CFum_1, whole genome shotgun sequence genomic region harbors:
- the LOC141442308 gene encoding uncharacterized protein isoform X1, translating to MEIQCTQKKIKHNKMEEILEKRVELRKLSLETLIASAKHEYESNQMEYDRAKRLVKQLLDLVNKLDVEIKEYTMKLPTPKLDIVSPALAIQLQAESLCSEIEDSLSSVQHAIEEKGGASATTRLPKLELPSYSGDCLKWTEFWDRFRASIHERNIADSEKMAYLLGSLSGLAKESVSGLGVTDNNYIIAIDTLKNRFGSKDALIDAHYTQLNNLQRAEYNSTSCRSTLNEIERHLRILENLGEPVNGNYFRAMILRKFPDKVVHEHHLSEATEGTTLTAIRKNLNKIITAMEKSSSMITDTDASLLKAGPVVATAEALHIRTQKGNFKRFQHTQRRPDRKRKLEPVSPAPAAKKSRRSCIFCGLSNHASKDCRKFSTVEARKTQLNGRCLNCLGKNHKTEECRKNVTCFRCGEKGHVQWLCLKVKGEEDERKMKIPEMICNMTHGLTFLQTAVVQLQNPQVDNKLTDGRILLDSGSQRSYITKELADALSLPIISMDQLVIYTFGSPSPQETTSPCTTVTILTKRGIRSTIQVNIVPHITDRVPIAKLDYSQVDLHADDDSVGEKIDLLIGNDFYCSFMRNDKIEISNNLYLIDTDFGYILSGNVYIEDNDEVLSVTTYCQCHTQGCPYFSEPDLPLRYVDIKFLWSLENLGITDSPKTTRQEEAVHQFNASVQYEQDRYEVKWPWIQHPPELVSNFGLAMGRLKSLMRRLDKESLNEYNEILKEQLKLGIIEVVESQADTEPDHPIHYLPHHMVKQVGKKGRIVYDASAKTSGNRSLNECLYSGPYMLESLTSLLIKFRTKSIAMTADVEKAFLQVGLQEEDRDVTRFLWLKDINQELRDDNLICLRFCRVPFGVIASPFLLTATIKHHMNQSKDEQIKSIAEKCYVDNLVIGADSIQEAQDIYNKTRMAFQQMSMNIRDWVSNNQEFMDSIPKQLQANQTNEVKVLGLLWNVNRDTLTLNITEDHLNPVSPVDTKRKLLRTLARIYDPCGFVCPLILPMKLLFQDICNQKFKWDTVLPAEVLQTLKGILENWKASIKVEVPRQLGKLTSDSDTEYELHGFADASKSAFASVVFIRMSGPQGTSISFVMGKSHVTQNKDKENINIPRQELLGFLITSRLVKYIRTNIDLPIRREYLWTDSLVILGWMRSNKLLPPFVTNRVKEIKGNVPEAKMYYIHTKVNPADVATRPETWQEKRELWFNGPEFLQYDETKWPESRYYENHHNTVLSVGEDPDQNPGEDPLGMKEISDTAQFSDQIMELDELESTSQDIDMASMDETMDEIKRIQREHFPEELSGKKTHLTRNLDLFMDENGLLRSRGRMANTSWSYEMKYPILLPKESEFTNNVIKETHESNYHVGAPHTLSIIRKKYWIPQGKAQVQKVIRRCSVCIKHGGGPYKLPPTPALPAERVTYTTPFSYTGVDYFGPLFVSSPNGKAKRWIALFTCLTVRAIHLEVVNDLTAEECLLAIRRFSASRNTPRRYTRIMLPTSN from the exons ATGGAAATCCAATG CACCCAAAAGAAGATCAAGCACAACAAAATGGAAGAAATTCTGGAAAAACGGGTAGAGTTGAGAAAACTTAGCCTAGAGACACTCATAGCTTCAGCAAAACATGAATATGAAAGCAACCAGATGGAATATGATAGGGCTAAAAGATTAGTGaaacaattattggatttgGTAAATAAGTTGGATgtagaaataaaagaatatacTATGAAGCTACCAACTCCAAAACTGGATATAGTAAGTCCAGCTCTGGCGATCCAGTTACAGGCAGAAAGCTTATGTTCTGAGATTGAAGATTCACTGAGCTCCGTACAACATGCCATAGAAGAGAAAGGAGGTGCCTCTGCTACAACAAGACTGCCAAAGCTTGAACTACCATCCTACAGTGGAGACTGTTTAAAGTGGACTGAGTTCTGGGACAGATTCAGAGCTAGCATCCATGAAAGAAACATTGCAGACTCAGAAAAAATGGCATATTTACTGGGGAGTCTCAGCGGGCTAGCTAAGGAGTCTGTATCAGGTTTAGGTGTGACCGACAACAACTATATAATTGCAATTGATACACTTAAAAATCGTTTCGGATCGAAGGATGCGCTGATAGATGCACACTACACACAATTGAATAATCTACAACGAGCCGAGTACAACAGTACAAGTTGTAGGAGCACACTAAATGAAATTGAGAGGCATTTAAGAATCCTGGAAAATTTAGGAGAGCCAGTGAATGGAAACTACTTCCGTGctatgattttaagaaaatttccCGACAAAGTGGTGCATGAACACCACCTATCCGAGGCCACCGAGGGTACTACACTGACAGCAATAAGGAAGAACCTTAACAAGATAATAACAGCGATGGAAAAGTCATCTTCCATGATTACCGACACGGATGCATCATTGTTGAAGGCTGGACCTGTTGTGGCCACAGCAGAAGCACTTCACATCAGGACCCAAAAGGGAAATTTTAAACGGTTCCAGCACACTCAACGGAGACCTGATCGAAAGCGAAAACTAGAACCTGTATCACCTGCCCCAGCAGCTAAAAAATCCAGACGCTCGTGCATTTTTTGTGGATTGAGTAACCATGCAAGCAAAGATTGCAGAAAGTTCAGTACAGTGGAAGCACGCAAGACTCAACTTAATGGGCGCTGTCTCAATTGTCTAGGAAAAAACCACAAAACGgaggaatgccgaaaaaatgtAACTTGCTTCCGCTGCGGAGAGAAGGGGCATGTCCAGTGGCTCTGCCTTAAGGTGAAAGGTGAGGAAGATGAGAGAAAGATGAAAATTCCAGAAATGATATGTAATATGACTCACGGACTTACCTTTTTACAGACGGCGGTGGTGCAGTTACAAAATCCTCAAGTCGATAATAAACTCACGGATGGTAGAATTCTTTTGGATAGCGGCAGTCAACGAAGCTATATAACAAAAGAACTGGCTGATGCTCTTAGCTTACCAATAATATCTATGGATCAGCTAGTCATTTACACTTTCGGATCCCCGTCTCCTCAAGAAACAACTAGTCCTTGCACTACAGTGACAATACTTACCAAACGTGGCATTAGAAGCACTATACAAGTAAACATTGTACCACATATCACAGATAGAGTACCAATAGCAAAACTTGATTATTCCCAAGTTGATTTACATGCAGATGATGACTCAGTTGGTGAAAAGATTGATTTGCTCATCGGAAATGATTTCTACTGTTCATTCATGCGTAATGATAAAATTGAGATCTCTAATAATTTGTACCTAATCGATACAGATTTTGGATACATTCTTTCTGGTAATGTTTACATTGAAGACAATGATGAGGTACTGTCTGTAACTACATATTGCCAGTGTCATACGCAAGGCTGTCCATACTTTTCCGAGCCAGATTTGCCATTAAGATATGTggatattaaatttttatggtcaTTAGAAAACTTGGGTATAACAGACTCTCCAAAGACCACTCGGCAGGAGGAAGCAGTACACCAGTTCAACGCCTCTGTACAATATGAACAGGATAGATATGAGGTAAAGTGGCCATGGATTCAACACCCACCAGAGTTAGTATCTAACTTTGGATTGGCTATGGGAAGATTAAAATCACTTATGAGGAGATTAGATAAAGAGTCACTAAATGAGTACAACGAAATTCTGAAGGAACAACTAAAGTTGGGTATCATAGAAGTAGTAGAGTCACAAGCCGACACTGAACCTGATCATCCAATTCACTACCTCCCACACCATATGGTTAAACAAGTAGGAAAGAAGGGCAGAATTGTGTACGACGCTTCAGCCAAGACATCAGGAAACAGGAGTCTGAACGAATGTCTCTACAGTGGACCATACATGCTAGAGAGCCTGACTTCTCTTTTGATTAAATTCAGGACTAAGAGTATAGCCATGACAGCAGATGTGGAAAAGGCCTTCCTGCAAGTGGGGTTGCAAGAAGAAGACCGAGACGTCACACGCTTCCTATGGTTAAAGGATATTAATCAAGAACTTAGAGATGATAATTTAATATGTCTTCGATTCTGCAGAGTTCCCTTTGGGGTAATAGCAAGTCCTTTCCTTCTTACAGCTACCATTAAACACCATATGAACCAATCTAAAGATGagcaaataaaatcaatagCCGAGAAGTGCTATGTTGATAATTTAGTTATTGGAGCTGATTCAATACAAGAAGCACAAGACATCTACAATAAAACTAGAATGGCCTTTCAACAGATGTCAATGAACATTAGAGACTGGGTCTCAAATAATCAAGAATTCATGGACTCCATCCCGAAGCAACTTCAAGCAAATCAAACCAATGAAGTTAAAGTTCTTGGGTTGTTGTGGAATGTAAACAGAGATACATTAACCCTAAATATAACAGAGGATCATTTGAATCCAGTTTCTCCAGTTGATACGAAACGAAAACTTCTTCGAACACTGGCAAGGATATATGACCCTTGTGGGTTTGTATGTCCACTGATCTTACCCATGAAACTTTTATTTCAAGACATATgcaatcaaaaatttaaatgggaTACCGTGTTACCTGCTGAAGTTCTACAAACCCTGAAAGGTATTCTTGAGAACTGGAAAGCTTCTATTAAAGTGGAAGTCCCAAGACAACTTGGAAAATTAACATCCGATTCTGACACTGAGTATGAGCTTCACGGATTTGCTGACGCATCAAAATCTGCCTTTGCTTCAGTAGTATTCATCAGAATGTCAGGTCCACAGGGAACATCCATATCATTTGTAATGGGAAAGTCTCATGTTACACAGAACAAAgacaaagaaaatattaatatccCGAGGCAGGAATTACTTGGGTTTCTAATCACAAGCAGGTTAGTTAAATATATAAGAACAAACATAGACTTACCAATCAGAAGAGAGTACCTGTGGACAGATAGTCTAGTCATTCTCGGATGGATGCGGTCTAATAAACTTCTGCCTCCATTTGTGACCAACAGAGTCAAAGAAATTAAAGGAAATGTACCAGAAGCGAAAATGTATTATATTCACACGAAGGTCAACCCAGCCGACGTAGCAACTAGACCCGAAACTTGGCAAGAAAAAAGGGAGCTGTGGTTCAACGGACCCGAATTTCTTCAATATGATGAAACAAAGTGGCCTGAATCTCGATATTACGAGAACCATCATAACACTGTTCTCTCAGTTGGGGAGGACCCGGATCAGAATCCAGGTGAAGATCCATTGGGCATGAAAGAGATATCTGACACGGCCCAATTCTCAGATCAAATAATGGAGCTTGACGAACTAGAGTCAACATCTCAAGATATAGACATGGCTTCAATGGATGAAACCATGGATGAGATAAAAAGGATTCAAAGAGAACACTTTCCCGAGGAATTATCAGGAAAGAAAACACACCTGACAAGGAACTTAGATCTATTTATGGATGAGAATGGTCTGTTGAGATCACGAGGACGAATGGCAAACACATCATGGAGTTATGAAATGAAGTACCCAATCCTCCTACCCAAAGAATCAGAATTTACAAACAATGTAATTAAAGAAACCCATGAAAGTAATTATCACGTTGGAGCTCCCCATACACTCAGCATAATAAGAAAGAAATACTGGATACCGCAAGGCAAGGCTCAAGTACAGAAAGTTATTCGAAGATGTTCAGTGTGTATCAAACATGGAGGTGGGCCTTACAAATTACCACCAACACCGGCTCTACCAGCGGAAAGAGTGACGTATACAACTCCATTTTCTTATACTGGGGTTGATTACTTTGGTCCACTGTTTGTCAGTTCCCCAAACGGAAAGGCCAAAAGGTGGATTGCGTTATTCACATGCCTGACAGTAAGAGCAATTCATTTAGAAGTCGTCAACGACCTAACCGCAGAAGAATGTCTTCTGGCAATTAGACGGTTTTCAGCAAGTAGAAATACTCCAAGAAGATATACTCGGATAATGCTACCTACTTCAAATTAA
- the LOC141442079 gene encoding histone-lysine N-methyltransferase eggless-like produces the protein MDAKVQGNIGRYLNHSCTPNVFVQNVFVDTHDPRFPWVAFFALSHIRAGTELTWNYNYDVGSVPGKVLYCHCSAPNCRGRLL, from the exons ATGGACGCTAAGGTTCAAGGCAACATTGGCCGATATCTCAAC CACTCCTGTACCCCAAACGTGTTCGTCCAGAACGTTTTCGTGGACACTCACGACCCCCGCTTCCCGTGGGTAGCTTTCTTCGCTCTATCCCACATCCGGGCCGGCACGGAGCTGACCTGGAACTACAATTACGACGTCGGTTCTGTGCCAGGGAAGGTGCTGTATTGCCACTGCTCCGCGCCCAACTGTAGGGGTAGACTGTTGTAA
- the LOC141442308 gene encoding uncharacterized protein isoform X2, which yields MEEILEKRVELRKLSLETLIASAKHEYESNQMEYDRAKRLVKQLLDLVNKLDVEIKEYTMKLPTPKLDIVSPALAIQLQAESLCSEIEDSLSSVQHAIEEKGGASATTRLPKLELPSYSGDCLKWTEFWDRFRASIHERNIADSEKMAYLLGSLSGLAKESVSGLGVTDNNYIIAIDTLKNRFGSKDALIDAHYTQLNNLQRAEYNSTSCRSTLNEIERHLRILENLGEPVNGNYFRAMILRKFPDKVVHEHHLSEATEGTTLTAIRKNLNKIITAMEKSSSMITDTDASLLKAGPVVATAEALHIRTQKGNFKRFQHTQRRPDRKRKLEPVSPAPAAKKSRRSCIFCGLSNHASKDCRKFSTVEARKTQLNGRCLNCLGKNHKTEECRKNVTCFRCGEKGHVQWLCLKVKGEEDERKMKIPEMICNMTHGLTFLQTAVVQLQNPQVDNKLTDGRILLDSGSQRSYITKELADALSLPIISMDQLVIYTFGSPSPQETTSPCTTVTILTKRGIRSTIQVNIVPHITDRVPIAKLDYSQVDLHADDDSVGEKIDLLIGNDFYCSFMRNDKIEISNNLYLIDTDFGYILSGNVYIEDNDEVLSVTTYCQCHTQGCPYFSEPDLPLRYVDIKFLWSLENLGITDSPKTTRQEEAVHQFNASVQYEQDRYEVKWPWIQHPPELVSNFGLAMGRLKSLMRRLDKESLNEYNEILKEQLKLGIIEVVESQADTEPDHPIHYLPHHMVKQVGKKGRIVYDASAKTSGNRSLNECLYSGPYMLESLTSLLIKFRTKSIAMTADVEKAFLQVGLQEEDRDVTRFLWLKDINQELRDDNLICLRFCRVPFGVIASPFLLTATIKHHMNQSKDEQIKSIAEKCYVDNLVIGADSIQEAQDIYNKTRMAFQQMSMNIRDWVSNNQEFMDSIPKQLQANQTNEVKVLGLLWNVNRDTLTLNITEDHLNPVSPVDTKRKLLRTLARIYDPCGFVCPLILPMKLLFQDICNQKFKWDTVLPAEVLQTLKGILENWKASIKVEVPRQLGKLTSDSDTEYELHGFADASKSAFASVVFIRMSGPQGTSISFVMGKSHVTQNKDKENINIPRQELLGFLITSRLVKYIRTNIDLPIRREYLWTDSLVILGWMRSNKLLPPFVTNRVKEIKGNVPEAKMYYIHTKVNPADVATRPETWQEKRELWFNGPEFLQYDETKWPESRYYENHHNTVLSVGEDPDQNPGEDPLGMKEISDTAQFSDQIMELDELESTSQDIDMASMDETMDEIKRIQREHFPEELSGKKTHLTRNLDLFMDENGLLRSRGRMANTSWSYEMKYPILLPKESEFTNNVIKETHESNYHVGAPHTLSIIRKKYWIPQGKAQVQKVIRRCSVCIKHGGGPYKLPPTPALPAERVTYTTPFSYTGVDYFGPLFVSSPNGKAKRWIALFTCLTVRAIHLEVVNDLTAEECLLAIRRFSASRNTPRRYTRIMLPTSN from the coding sequence ATGGAAGAAATTCTGGAAAAACGGGTAGAGTTGAGAAAACTTAGCCTAGAGACACTCATAGCTTCAGCAAAACATGAATATGAAAGCAACCAGATGGAATATGATAGGGCTAAAAGATTAGTGaaacaattattggatttgGTAAATAAGTTGGATgtagaaataaaagaatatacTATGAAGCTACCAACTCCAAAACTGGATATAGTAAGTCCAGCTCTGGCGATCCAGTTACAGGCAGAAAGCTTATGTTCTGAGATTGAAGATTCACTGAGCTCCGTACAACATGCCATAGAAGAGAAAGGAGGTGCCTCTGCTACAACAAGACTGCCAAAGCTTGAACTACCATCCTACAGTGGAGACTGTTTAAAGTGGACTGAGTTCTGGGACAGATTCAGAGCTAGCATCCATGAAAGAAACATTGCAGACTCAGAAAAAATGGCATATTTACTGGGGAGTCTCAGCGGGCTAGCTAAGGAGTCTGTATCAGGTTTAGGTGTGACCGACAACAACTATATAATTGCAATTGATACACTTAAAAATCGTTTCGGATCGAAGGATGCGCTGATAGATGCACACTACACACAATTGAATAATCTACAACGAGCCGAGTACAACAGTACAAGTTGTAGGAGCACACTAAATGAAATTGAGAGGCATTTAAGAATCCTGGAAAATTTAGGAGAGCCAGTGAATGGAAACTACTTCCGTGctatgattttaagaaaatttccCGACAAAGTGGTGCATGAACACCACCTATCCGAGGCCACCGAGGGTACTACACTGACAGCAATAAGGAAGAACCTTAACAAGATAATAACAGCGATGGAAAAGTCATCTTCCATGATTACCGACACGGATGCATCATTGTTGAAGGCTGGACCTGTTGTGGCCACAGCAGAAGCACTTCACATCAGGACCCAAAAGGGAAATTTTAAACGGTTCCAGCACACTCAACGGAGACCTGATCGAAAGCGAAAACTAGAACCTGTATCACCTGCCCCAGCAGCTAAAAAATCCAGACGCTCGTGCATTTTTTGTGGATTGAGTAACCATGCAAGCAAAGATTGCAGAAAGTTCAGTACAGTGGAAGCACGCAAGACTCAACTTAATGGGCGCTGTCTCAATTGTCTAGGAAAAAACCACAAAACGgaggaatgccgaaaaaatgtAACTTGCTTCCGCTGCGGAGAGAAGGGGCATGTCCAGTGGCTCTGCCTTAAGGTGAAAGGTGAGGAAGATGAGAGAAAGATGAAAATTCCAGAAATGATATGTAATATGACTCACGGACTTACCTTTTTACAGACGGCGGTGGTGCAGTTACAAAATCCTCAAGTCGATAATAAACTCACGGATGGTAGAATTCTTTTGGATAGCGGCAGTCAACGAAGCTATATAACAAAAGAACTGGCTGATGCTCTTAGCTTACCAATAATATCTATGGATCAGCTAGTCATTTACACTTTCGGATCCCCGTCTCCTCAAGAAACAACTAGTCCTTGCACTACAGTGACAATACTTACCAAACGTGGCATTAGAAGCACTATACAAGTAAACATTGTACCACATATCACAGATAGAGTACCAATAGCAAAACTTGATTATTCCCAAGTTGATTTACATGCAGATGATGACTCAGTTGGTGAAAAGATTGATTTGCTCATCGGAAATGATTTCTACTGTTCATTCATGCGTAATGATAAAATTGAGATCTCTAATAATTTGTACCTAATCGATACAGATTTTGGATACATTCTTTCTGGTAATGTTTACATTGAAGACAATGATGAGGTACTGTCTGTAACTACATATTGCCAGTGTCATACGCAAGGCTGTCCATACTTTTCCGAGCCAGATTTGCCATTAAGATATGTggatattaaatttttatggtcaTTAGAAAACTTGGGTATAACAGACTCTCCAAAGACCACTCGGCAGGAGGAAGCAGTACACCAGTTCAACGCCTCTGTACAATATGAACAGGATAGATATGAGGTAAAGTGGCCATGGATTCAACACCCACCAGAGTTAGTATCTAACTTTGGATTGGCTATGGGAAGATTAAAATCACTTATGAGGAGATTAGATAAAGAGTCACTAAATGAGTACAACGAAATTCTGAAGGAACAACTAAAGTTGGGTATCATAGAAGTAGTAGAGTCACAAGCCGACACTGAACCTGATCATCCAATTCACTACCTCCCACACCATATGGTTAAACAAGTAGGAAAGAAGGGCAGAATTGTGTACGACGCTTCAGCCAAGACATCAGGAAACAGGAGTCTGAACGAATGTCTCTACAGTGGACCATACATGCTAGAGAGCCTGACTTCTCTTTTGATTAAATTCAGGACTAAGAGTATAGCCATGACAGCAGATGTGGAAAAGGCCTTCCTGCAAGTGGGGTTGCAAGAAGAAGACCGAGACGTCACACGCTTCCTATGGTTAAAGGATATTAATCAAGAACTTAGAGATGATAATTTAATATGTCTTCGATTCTGCAGAGTTCCCTTTGGGGTAATAGCAAGTCCTTTCCTTCTTACAGCTACCATTAAACACCATATGAACCAATCTAAAGATGagcaaataaaatcaatagCCGAGAAGTGCTATGTTGATAATTTAGTTATTGGAGCTGATTCAATACAAGAAGCACAAGACATCTACAATAAAACTAGAATGGCCTTTCAACAGATGTCAATGAACATTAGAGACTGGGTCTCAAATAATCAAGAATTCATGGACTCCATCCCGAAGCAACTTCAAGCAAATCAAACCAATGAAGTTAAAGTTCTTGGGTTGTTGTGGAATGTAAACAGAGATACATTAACCCTAAATATAACAGAGGATCATTTGAATCCAGTTTCTCCAGTTGATACGAAACGAAAACTTCTTCGAACACTGGCAAGGATATATGACCCTTGTGGGTTTGTATGTCCACTGATCTTACCCATGAAACTTTTATTTCAAGACATATgcaatcaaaaatttaaatgggaTACCGTGTTACCTGCTGAAGTTCTACAAACCCTGAAAGGTATTCTTGAGAACTGGAAAGCTTCTATTAAAGTGGAAGTCCCAAGACAACTTGGAAAATTAACATCCGATTCTGACACTGAGTATGAGCTTCACGGATTTGCTGACGCATCAAAATCTGCCTTTGCTTCAGTAGTATTCATCAGAATGTCAGGTCCACAGGGAACATCCATATCATTTGTAATGGGAAAGTCTCATGTTACACAGAACAAAgacaaagaaaatattaatatccCGAGGCAGGAATTACTTGGGTTTCTAATCACAAGCAGGTTAGTTAAATATATAAGAACAAACATAGACTTACCAATCAGAAGAGAGTACCTGTGGACAGATAGTCTAGTCATTCTCGGATGGATGCGGTCTAATAAACTTCTGCCTCCATTTGTGACCAACAGAGTCAAAGAAATTAAAGGAAATGTACCAGAAGCGAAAATGTATTATATTCACACGAAGGTCAACCCAGCCGACGTAGCAACTAGACCCGAAACTTGGCAAGAAAAAAGGGAGCTGTGGTTCAACGGACCCGAATTTCTTCAATATGATGAAACAAAGTGGCCTGAATCTCGATATTACGAGAACCATCATAACACTGTTCTCTCAGTTGGGGAGGACCCGGATCAGAATCCAGGTGAAGATCCATTGGGCATGAAAGAGATATCTGACACGGCCCAATTCTCAGATCAAATAATGGAGCTTGACGAACTAGAGTCAACATCTCAAGATATAGACATGGCTTCAATGGATGAAACCATGGATGAGATAAAAAGGATTCAAAGAGAACACTTTCCCGAGGAATTATCAGGAAAGAAAACACACCTGACAAGGAACTTAGATCTATTTATGGATGAGAATGGTCTGTTGAGATCACGAGGACGAATGGCAAACACATCATGGAGTTATGAAATGAAGTACCCAATCCTCCTACCCAAAGAATCAGAATTTACAAACAATGTAATTAAAGAAACCCATGAAAGTAATTATCACGTTGGAGCTCCCCATACACTCAGCATAATAAGAAAGAAATACTGGATACCGCAAGGCAAGGCTCAAGTACAGAAAGTTATTCGAAGATGTTCAGTGTGTATCAAACATGGAGGTGGGCCTTACAAATTACCACCAACACCGGCTCTACCAGCGGAAAGAGTGACGTATACAACTCCATTTTCTTATACTGGGGTTGATTACTTTGGTCCACTGTTTGTCAGTTCCCCAAACGGAAAGGCCAAAAGGTGGATTGCGTTATTCACATGCCTGACAGTAAGAGCAATTCATTTAGAAGTCGTCAACGACCTAACCGCAGAAGAATGTCTTCTGGCAATTAGACGGTTTTCAGCAAGTAGAAATACTCCAAGAAGATATACTCGGATAATGCTACCTACTTCAAATTAA
- the LOC141442382 gene encoding uncharacterized protein, whose amino-acid sequence MRESTDGKCRVAEVKVDGSILTRSIGHLYPLEVESDPIPDDDTSERVRNKDQETAFNESAHDSVTSSRPTPQESETVDPVELAEPEVEESASAMDDGTPMEMAGSLDIHGQDLVAGKERRAAAVRAREKILEWTRHLLTILE is encoded by the coding sequence ATGAGGGAAAGTACTGACGGCAAATGCAGAGTAGCGGAGGTCAAAGTGGACGGCtccattttgacacgttccaTAGGACATCTGTATCCGCTAGAGGTCGAAAGCGATCCCATACCTGATGATGATACTTCAGAAAGGGTAAGGAATAAGGACCAGGAAACAGCCTTCAACGAGTCAGCACATGATTCGGTGACATCATCACGACCAACGCCTCAAGAATCAGAAACTGTGGACCCTGTGGAACTAGCAGAACCAGAGGTTGAAGAAAGTGCATCGGCGATGGATGACGGAACCCCCATGGAAATGGCGGGTTCTTTGGATATCCATGGACAAGACCTTGTTGCAGGCAAAGAAAGACGTGCCGCGGCTGTAAGAGCCAGAGAGAAAATTCTGGAGTGGACACGGCACCTGCTAACCATACTAGAGTGA